Sequence from the Rhodanobacter sp. genome:
ATCCTTCCGCACTGGGCTTGCTCGATCCCAAGCGCGCCAACGTGGTGGAGCGCTGGCAGGCGGACGCCCGCAAAAATCCGCATCGTAACTATGTGCTGGCCGACATGGACGGCAAGCTGACCATCCGGGTAGATACCCGAAGCGATTTTCACAATCAGGTCGAGGCGATCTGGATGCCGGTGGAAAAATTCCTGCAAGGCATCGTTATGGACATGGGCGGCACGACAAAGCCGAACATCCACTTGAAGTTGGCTGACGGCAAGACTCTCACCATTATTGCTACACAACAGCTTATTGCCGGCGAAGAAAAGAATCGGCTATATCGTCCGGCGCTGTTGCGCGTGTCCGCCGAGGAGAGTCTGAAAACCGGTGAACTGCGCAACCCAACCTTGTTGGCTTTCGATGCCAGCCGGCCACACTGGGATGAAGCCGAATTCAATAAGCTCGTCCAGAAGGGGACGGAGGCATGGGCCGGCGTTCCTGCTGACTGGCTGGAAGAGTTGCGAGGCAGGCAGGGATGAGTATTTCGGTGCTGCTGGACACCAGCTTTCTGATTACGCTGGTCAATGCCAACCGACCGCACCATGCCGTGGCGATGCAGTACTACCGTCACATGCTCCAGAATGACGTAACGATGTATTTTTCGGCCATTGTCGCCTCGGAGTTCGGTATCAAGCAGCACATCACTGAGTTGCCGCTCGGCAATTTCCGTCCGCTGAACTTCAACATACCTCACGGCCAGAAAGCAGCTTTCATCTGGAACCAGCTTGGTAGGCGCGATCCAGGTGATTTGCGCCACGCCGTACGCGATGACGTGAAGCTGATTGCGCAGGCTGATCACGAAGCCATCGCCTTCATCCTCACCGAGGATGAGAGCACGTTGTACAAGTACTGTGAACGCCTGCGGAATGCGGGGCATATCCAGACTCGCGCCATCAAACTGGCGGATGGCTTCAATGCCTACGCTCTTAATGAAGATGGGCAAGCGAGTATCGCTTTTCCGGAGTTACCGCCCGAATCCAAGACATGAATCTCGCTTCTGGCGAACCAAGGAGATAAGGGGATACTCCGGCGTGAATGACATCGTCAAGCCTGATCGCGTCACGTAGCGCCGCGTGATCGCGTTGATCGAGCAACAGCTTGGCTGGTTCATGGAGCATGCTCTCATCGCGACGCGGTGATCGACAGCGCCACCGCTTCCGCCACGCGGATGCCGTCCACCGCGGCGGAGAGGATGCCGCCCGCGTAGCCCGCGCCTTCGCCGGCCGGATACAGGCCGCGCGTGTTGAGGCTCTGCAGGTCGTCGTCGTTGCGGCGCAGGCGCACGGGCGACGAGGTGCGTGTCTCCACGCCGGTGAGCATGGCGTCGGGCAGCGCATAGCCGCGGATCTGGCGGTCGAACGCGGGGATCGCGGCGCGGATCGCCGCCACCGCGTAGTCGGGCAGCGCGGTGGAAAGATCGGTGAGATGCACGCCCGGCTTGTACGAGGGCAGCACGTCGCCGAGCGCGCGCGAAGGCTTGCCCGCGAGGAAATCGCCCACGCGCTGGCCCGGCGCGCTGTAGTCGCCGCCGCCCATGCGGAACGCGTTGGACTCCCAGTGCCGCTGCAGCGCGATGCCGGCCAGCGGGCCTTCGCCGTAGGGCGCGTAGTCGGCGGGCGTGATGTCGCAGACGATGGCCGCGTTCGCGTTGCGTTCGTTGCGCGAGTACTGGCTCATGCCGTTGGTGACCACGCGCTCCGGCTCGCTGGTGGCGGCCACCACGGTGCCGCCGGGGCACATGCAGAAGCTGTACACCGAGCGGCTGTCGTTGCCGTGGTGTACCAGCTTATAGTCCGCCGCGCCGAGGATGGGGTGGCCGGCCTGCGGCCCGAAACGCGCCTGGTCGATCAGCGACTGCGGATGCTCGATGCGAAAGCCGATCGAGAACGGCTTGGCCTCCATGTACACGCCGCGCGTGTGCAGCATGGCGAAGGTGTCGCGCGCGCTGTGGCCCAGCGCCAGCACTACGTGGTCGCTGCGCAGCTCGCCGCCGTCGGCCAGCCGCACGCCGCGCACGTGGCGCCCGCCTTGCGCGTCGGTGTCCACCAGCAGGTCGTCCACGCGCTGGCCGAAGCGGATCTCGCCGCCCAGCGCCCCGATGGTGCCGCGCATGTTCTCCACCATCGTCACCAGCCGGAAGGTGCCGATGTGCGGCTTGCTGACGTAGAGGATTTCCTCCGGCGCGCCGGCCTTGACGAACTCGGCCAGCACCTTGCGGCCATGGTGTTTCGGGTCGCGGATCTGGCTGTACAGTTTGCCGTCGGAGAAGGTGCCCGCGCCGCCTTCGCCGAACTGCACGTTGGAGTCGGGATGCAGGTTGCGCTTGCGCCACAGGTCCCAGGTGTCCTGGGTGCGCTCGCGCACCGCCTTGCCGCGCTCCAGCACGATGGGGCGGAAGCCCGACTGCGCAAGGATCAGCGCCGCGAAGAGGCCGCAGGGACCGAAGCCGATCACGATGGGCCGGTGTTCCAGCTTCGCCGGCGCCTGCGCCACGAAGTGGTAGCCGGTGTCCGGCGTGGGCTGCACGTGGCGGTCGTCGGCGTGGCGCGCCAGCAGCGCGGCCTCGTCGGTCACGTCCACGTCCACGGTGTAGATCAGCGCGATGGCGCCGCGCTTGCGCGCGTCGTAGCCGCGGCGGAACACGGTGAAGCCGCGCAGGGCTCCGGCAGCGATGCCGAGCTTGGCGCGGATCGCGGCGGGCAGGGCTTCCGCCGGGTGGTCCAGCGGCAGCTTGAGGTCGGTGAGGCGCAGCATCGGCAAGGCTTGGCAGGGCGAGACGGCGGATTTTCGCAGATTCGCGCCCGCCGTCCGCGATCCGCCGCCGGGACGGCGGGGCGGCCGGCCGATCAGCCCGTTGGGCGATGCGCCGGCCGCAGGCCGAGTAGCCAGGTCGCGCCGACGCAGGCGCCCAGCGCCAGCAGCCAGTGCATGGCCGGCGCGCCGGGCGGCGGCAGCAGCTGGCGGAAGGCCGGCAGCCAGGCGTTGCCGTAGAGCAGGGTCACCACGGCGGCCGATACGGCGAGCAGCGCGATCAGGGTGGCCGTGAGCGCCCATTCGAGGCGCGATTCCGCCGCCGGTTGCCGCGCTGGCGCGGCGCCGACCCGCACCGCCATCTGCCGTGCGAAGTCGGCCGGCAAGGCATCCGGCATGGGTTCGCGCAACACGCGCGTCAGCGCGCGATAGCGGCGCAGGCGTGCGTCGCCGCTCGACGGATCGAGGCCGAGCCGCTCCGCCTGCAGCGCCCGCTCCTGCGCCTGCCACTCGCGCTCGTGCGCGGGGTTGTCGAAGGGCGCGTGGTCGAGCGGGGTGTCGTCGAAGGGAGGGATGTCGTGGTTCATGCCGCAACTCCAGTCCTGCTGTCCAGCACTTCCCGCAGGCGCAGGCGCGAGCGGAACAAGTGGCTCTTGATGGTACCTCCCGCGAGGCCGGTGATGCGGGCGATCTCGGGGATGGGCGTTTCGTCGAGGTAGTACAGGGTCAGCACGGTGCGCTGCACCGGCGGCAGCGCCTCGATGGCCTCGTGCAGGTGGCGCCGGGTTTCCTCGTCCATGCAGGCGGCTTCGAGGTCGAAACCGTCGCCGAGGTTTTCCAGCAGCGACGTGCCGTCGTCGTCGCAGGATTCGACCAGCGGGATGCGTTTGTGCTGCAGGTGGCGCAGCGCGATGGTGTAGGCCACGCGGCCGATCCAGGATTTCAGCGCGCTCTCGCCGCGGTACTGGTGCAGGCATTGGTGCACGCGCAGGAAGGTGTCCTGGCACAGCTCGCGGGCGTCCTCGGGGTTGCGCACCATGCGCTGGATGATGTGCCAGCACAGGCCCTGGTATTCGCGCACGAGGCGTTCGAACGCGCCGGGCCGGTTGGCCAGCACGGCTTCCGCCAGGGCGCGGTCGTTGGGGTGGGCGTCATCCATGGCGCAAGGGATACGCGCATCGCCAGAACGGTTGCAAGCGGACCGCTGCAACCGTTGCGCAGGCGACCGTATCCATGCTCCCGACAGCCGGGCATTCCGCCAGCGCTTCCAAGGAGAGCTCCATGAATTTCGGTGACCTCATCCCAATCAGCCTGTTCATCTGCATCGCTTACACCATCAAGGTCTGTGTGGACGCGATGGTTCGCAAACGCATGGTGGCCACGGGCGGCTCGGCCGACCTGGTCGCCTCGGTGCTGCGCGACGAGGAGCTGCGCCGCCGCCATTCCTCGCTGCGCTGGGGCATCGTACTGCTGTCGGTGGCGCTGGGCTTCGGCCTGATCCAGTGGTTCGGCTGGCAGGAAGTCACGCCCGGCATGGTCGCCGTGCTGGCCGGCGCCACCGGTCTCGGCAACCTGGTGTTCTTCGCGCTCTCGCGCAGGCTGAGCTGAGGCCGCGCCTTGCGGGCGTCGCCGCGGCGGCGCGCCCGCAAGGCATTCCATATGCGCCGAGCCGGGCCGGGATGCCGGGCATGGATGACCAAGGGCAGGGTGGTTCGTCATCGACGGCATGCTAAGTTGGGCGGCGACGGGTCGGGGAGGCCCGCGTACAGGGAGCAGCACACGTGTCCACGCCCAGCGTCAGCGTCGAATCGGTGACCAAACGGTTTGCCGGCCATACCGCCGTGAATGACTTGTCGTTGCAGGTGCCGTCCGGCGGCATCTGCGGCCTGCTCGGCCCCAACGGTGCCGGCAAGTCCACCACCATCCGCCTCATCATGAGCATCCTGCAGCCGGACGAGGGGCGCATCGCGCTGTTCGGCGACGGCCGCAACAGCCGCGACCTGTCGGCACGCATCGGCTACCTGCCCGAGGAGCGCGGCCTGTACAAGAAGATGAAAGTGCTCGACCACCTGGTCTTCCTGGGCGAGGTGAAGGGCATTGCGCGCAACGATGCGCGGCAGCGCGCGCAGGCGTGGCTGGAGCGTTTGGAGATCGCCCACTGGGCGCAGAAGAAGGTCGAAGACCTCTCCAAGGGCATGCAGCAGAAGGTGCAGTTTGCCGGTGCGCTGCTGCACGAGCCGGAGCTGGTGATCCTGGACGAGCCGTTCTCCGGCCTCGATCCGATCAACGCGCAGGTGATGAAGGACATCGTGGTGGAGATCGCCGCCGGCGGCCGCACCGTGCTGTTCTCCACCCACGCCATGGAGCAGGCCGAGCGCATGTGCGACCGCGTGGCGATCATCGCCCGCGGCAAGCTGGTGGCCAACGGCACCGTGGCGCAGGTCAAGGCCGACTTCGGCGGCCGCCACGTGGCGCTGGGCTTCGCCGGCGACCGCCACCGGGCCGACGCGGTGCTCGCCGATCCGCGCCTGATCGCGCGGCTGGACGACTACGGCGCCAGCGCCGAGCTGAAGATGGCCGAGGGCGCCGATCCGCAGCAACTGCTTGCCGCACTGCTCGCGGCCGGCGTGGGCCTGCGCCGCTTCGAGGTGGTGGAGCCTTCGCTGCACGCCATCTTCGTCGCCAAGGTTGGCGCCGATCCCGATGCCGCCCCCCTGCCTGTCGCCGATGGAGCCGCCGCATGAACAAGACGCTTGCCGTGATCCGCCGCGAGTACGTGGAGCGCGTGCGCACCAAGGCCTTCCTGATCTCCACCCTGCTGCTGCCAGTGTTCATGCTGGCGATGGCGGTGCTGCCGGCGCTGCTGATGAGCGGCGGCAACCACACCAGCCGCGTGGCGGTGGTGGACGCCTCCGGCAGCGGGCTGGGCCAGCCGGTGATGGCCGCGCTGCAGGCCGTCACCGTCGGCGACAGCCGGGCCGCCAGGCCGCGCTACGAGCTGACCTTGTTTCCCGCCGATGCGGCGAACCTCGCGCAGGTGCGCGACGGCCTGATCGCCTCGACGGGTTTTGCCGGCAAGACCCGCAAGGACGGCTGGGACGGCGTGCTGGTGCTCGATGCCGACACCCTGGCCAGCGGCAAGCTGCACTACTACGGCGACAACGTCAGCTCGCCCGAGGGCATGAGCCGGCTGCAGCGCGACCTCTCCAAGGCGCTGGCTGGCGTGCGGCTGGCGCATGCCGGCGTGGACACGGCGCTGGTCGCCAAGGCGATGGCGTCGGCGGACGTGGACACCGCCAAGGTCACCGACGGCAAGCTCACCGGGCAAAGCGGCGAGGCCTCGTTCGCGCTCGCCTACGCGATGGGCTTCATCCTCTACATCGCGATCATCTCCTACGGCAGCCGCACGCTCACCTCGGTGATCGAGGAAAAGAACTCGCGCATCATGGAGGTGCTCACCTCCTCGCTGACCCCGTTCCAGATGCTGATGGGCAAGGTGCTGGGCGTGGGCCTGGCCGGCCTGACCCAGATGGCGATCTGGGTGGGCACGGCCTTCGTGCTCGGCGGGCAGGGCCCGCACCTGGCCGGCGCGTTCGGCATGGGCGCCGAGGCCGCGGGCAAGTTCGCCATCCCCAGCGTGCCGCCGATGCTGCTGGTGGTGTTCCTGCTGTATTTCACGCTGGGCTTCCTGATCTACGGCTCGCTGTACGCGGCGATCGGCGCCATGTGCAACACCATCCAGGAGGCGCAGCAGTACGCCGTGTTCGTCACCATGAGCATCCTGGTCGGCTTCATGTCGATGTTCGGCCTCATCAACGACCCCTCGGGCGCGCTGGGCACCACGATGTCCTTCATCCCCTTGTTCGCCCCGTTCACCATGCCGGTGCGCTGGTCGATGACCGCGGTGCCGCCGCTGCAGCTCGCGCTGTCGCTGGGCCTGATGGTGCTGGGCCTGCTCGCCTGCGTGTGGCTGGCCGGCCGCATCTACCGCACCGGCATCCTGATGTACGGCAAGAAGCCCACGTGGGGCGAGCTGTGGCGGTGGATTCGGGCGTGAGGCGGGAGAAGCCTTGATTGCGGGGCGTACCACGGAGAACCCCCATGCTCGATCTCAACAGTCCGCGGTGGGGTGACCTGACGCATGCCTACGGCAAGGCGTCGGACGTCCCTGCGCTGCTTCTTCAACTGGCTACATTGCCGCCGTGCGACCTGGAACAAGAGCCCTGGGCATCACTCTGGGGCGCGCTTGCCCATCACGGTGATGTCTACCCTGCTTCGTTTGCCGCGGTTCCACACGTAGTCGCAGCTCTCGCAACGAATCCGTTAAAGGCCGATTCCGCTTATTTCCAGTTTCCGGCATGGGTCGAGTGCTGCCGTGCCCGCAACAACGTCGTCATACCAGACGATCTCGTCGCGCCCTATCGGCAGGCGTTGACCCGGCTTCCGCAGTTGGTTGCCGATGCAAGCAAGCGCCCTTGGGATGAGGAGTTCATGCAATGTGCCCTCGCTGCCATCGCTGCTGCAAAAGGCGCAACCGTCGTTGCGGAAGCCGCCATGGAACTCGATTCTGTAACCGCAGGACAGTTTCTGGAATGGTTTCACGGCCGTTAGGCTAAGACCTGCTTCTGATCCGAAACGATCAGTTTGTATGTGAACTCCACCAGGGTCCTAAGGACACGAAATGTTGGAAGCCATACCCGTCGACTTCAACAATGCGGATGCGGACGGTGCGGTGCGTCTTGAGACAAAAGGCGTGCTCAATTTCTTACGGTTGCGCTCGATCGAGTTGGCCGAAGGCATGATAGTCATCATTGCAGATGATGGGTTGATTGCACGTGCACTTGTGACTATGCGCGATGGCATATGGGTGGCCAGAATCGAAGGGTGGCTCGACAACTGATAATGTGTGTCAGGCGCGTGTTCGGAGGCAGTGGCGGAATTCGACCCAAAGCGGACACTGATGCAACGCGTGCCTTCACGCCCTGCCTGCGGATTGGGGGCTGGCTGGAATAAGTCCTG
This genomic interval carries:
- a CDS encoding ABC transporter permease, coding for MNKTLAVIRREYVERVRTKAFLISTLLLPVFMLAMAVLPALLMSGGNHTSRVAVVDASGSGLGQPVMAALQAVTVGDSRAARPRYELTLFPADAANLAQVRDGLIASTGFAGKTRKDGWDGVLVLDADTLASGKLHYYGDNVSSPEGMSRLQRDLSKALAGVRLAHAGVDTALVAKAMASADVDTAKVTDGKLTGQSGEASFALAYAMGFILYIAIISYGSRTLTSVIEEKNSRIMEVLTSSLTPFQMLMGKVLGVGLAGLTQMAIWVGTAFVLGGQGPHLAGAFGMGAEAAGKFAIPSVPPMLLVVFLLYFTLGFLIYGSLYAAIGAMCNTIQEAQQYAVFVTMSILVGFMSMFGLINDPSGALGTTMSFIPLFAPFTMPVRWSMTAVPPLQLALSLGLMVLGLLACVWLAGRIYRTGILMYGKKPTWGELWRWIRA
- a CDS encoding NAD(P)/FAD-dependent oxidoreductase yields the protein MLRLTDLKLPLDHPAEALPAAIRAKLGIAAGALRGFTVFRRGYDARKRGAIALIYTVDVDVTDEAALLARHADDRHVQPTPDTGYHFVAQAPAKLEHRPIVIGFGPCGLFAALILAQSGFRPIVLERGKAVRERTQDTWDLWRKRNLHPDSNVQFGEGGAGTFSDGKLYSQIRDPKHHGRKVLAEFVKAGAPEEILYVSKPHIGTFRLVTMVENMRGTIGALGGEIRFGQRVDDLLVDTDAQGGRHVRGVRLADGGELRSDHVVLALGHSARDTFAMLHTRGVYMEAKPFSIGFRIEHPQSLIDQARFGPQAGHPILGAADYKLVHHGNDSRSVYSFCMCPGGTVVAATSEPERVVTNGMSQYSRNERNANAAIVCDITPADYAPYGEGPLAGIALQRHWESNAFRMGGGDYSAPGQRVGDFLAGKPSRALGDVLPSYKPGVHLTDLSTALPDYAVAAIRAAIPAFDRQIRGYALPDAMLTGVETRTSSPVRLRRNDDDLQSLNTRGLYPAGEGAGYAGGILSAAVDGIRVAEAVALSITASR
- a CDS encoding ATP-binding cassette domain-containing protein; translated protein: MSTPSVSVESVTKRFAGHTAVNDLSLQVPSGGICGLLGPNGAGKSTTIRLIMSILQPDEGRIALFGDGRNSRDLSARIGYLPEERGLYKKMKVLDHLVFLGEVKGIARNDARQRAQAWLERLEIAHWAQKKVEDLSKGMQQKVQFAGALLHEPELVILDEPFSGLDPINAQVMKDIVVEIAAGGRTVLFSTHAMEQAERMCDRVAIIARGKLVANGTVAQVKADFGGRHVALGFAGDRHRADAVLADPRLIARLDDYGASAELKMAEGADPQQLLAALLAAGVGLRRFEVVEPSLHAIFVAKVGADPDAAPLPVADGAAA
- a CDS encoding sigma-70 family RNA polymerase sigma factor; its protein translation is MDDAHPNDRALAEAVLANRPGAFERLVREYQGLCWHIIQRMVRNPEDARELCQDTFLRVHQCLHQYRGESALKSWIGRVAYTIALRHLQHKRIPLVESCDDDGTSLLENLGDGFDLEAACMDEETRRHLHEAIEALPPVQRTVLTLYYLDETPIPEIARITGLAGGTIKSHLFRSRLRLREVLDSRTGVAA